GCGAGGCTCATCGTTGTCCCCGACTCAGCGCGCACTCAGCTCGACGCGACGGATGCGGGCACCAAGAGCACCGAGCCGCTCCTCGATCCGCTCGTAGCCGCGCTCGATCTGCTGCGCGTTGTTGATGACGCTCGTGCCGTCGGCGCAGAGGGCCGCCAGCAACATGGCCATCCCGGCCCGGATGTCGGGCGACTCCACCGTGCTGCCGCGCAGCTTGGTGGGCCCGGACACGATGGCGCGATGCGGATCGCACAGCACGATGCGGGCCCCCATACTCACGAGCTTGTCGGTGAAATACAGGCGCGACTCGAACATCTTTTCGTGCATGAGGATCATGCCTTCGCATTGTGTCGCCGTAACAATGGCGATGGACATGACATCAGCGGGAAACGCGGGCCACGGCTGATCTTCGAGCTTCGGCACATGTCCACCGAGGTCGCTCTGGATCACGCGCGACTGTTCGGCGGGTACGATCAGGTCGTCGCCGTCAATGATGCACGAAATGCCGAGACGCTCGAAGCCCATCAGCGTGCTGCGGAGATGTTCGACGCCCGCGCGTTCGATTCGAATCTCCGAGCGGGTCACCGCGGCGAGGCCGATGAACGAGCCGACTTCGATATGGTCGGGACCGATCTCATGCGTCGCACTACCGAGTGGCAGGCCGCCTTCGATGGTGTAGACATTCGATCCGATCCCCTCGATGCGCGCGCCGAGTGCGACGAGAAAGCGTGCGAGGTCTTGCACATGCGGCTCGCTGGCTGCATTGCGGAGGATCGTACGTCCCTTCGCCGCAACGGCCGCCATCAGGGCGTTCTCCGTGGCCGTGACGCTCGGCTCGTCAAGAAACACGTCGGCGCCAGTGAGCGCCTTGGCGGTAAAGCGGAATCGCTCGCCCAGTTCGTACTCGGCCCCGAGCGCCTGCAGCACGTGGAAGTGCGTATCGAGTCGGCGACGACCGATGACGTCTCCGCCGGGGGGAGACAGCGTGACCGTACCGCAACGCGCGAGCAGTGGTGCGGCGAGCAGGATCGAGGCGCGGATCCGCGCGCACATCTGCGGATCGAGATCGGCCGCTTGCACCGATTTCGCGTGCACACGCAGGGAGTTCGGCCCGTTCCATTCGCACTCCGCTCCCGTGGTGCGCACGAGTTCGACGAGCGTCTCGATATCGCGGATTCGAGGCACGTTATGCAGCTGAACCGGCTGGTCGGTCAGCAGTGTGGCAGCGACGATCGGCAGAGCGGCATTCTTATTGCCTGCTGGACGGATCGAGCCGCTGATACGCTGACCCCCTTCGACAATGAACTGGACGGCGGACATGCACTCGGGGTTAGGCGCGGCGATTGGGCGGAGCGGTCGGGCGATCGGAAGGATAGCAGCCGCGAAAGCCTCACGCACGCCCCCCTTCCCGACCCTGCCGGAAACCCTTAGATCATCATCATGACCTTTGTCAGTGCGTTGCCTGCGCGGCTTCTGCAGGCCGCCGCGTTCCCGGACACCATCATCGCCCGCACGATCCCCGAGCGTGGCATGCTGGACTGGACGAGTGGTGTTCTCCAGATCATCGTGCTGCTTCTCGGCATCGGCGTACTGATCGCCACGATTCTGCTGATCCTCTCGATGCGCGCCGGGGTGCGTAAGTTCAACGAGACGGTCGATCGCCTGTCGACGGAGACGAAGCCGTTGCTGGCGAGCGCGACCGCCATCGTCGGCGACGCCCGCGAAGTCGTCTCGATGCTGCGGACTGATGTAGAGCGCGTCACCGGTGCGGCGGAAGCACTGAGCGAGCAGCTGCTCGATGCGGCCGACCGGACGGCTCGGCGCGTGGACGACGTGAATGCGGTGCTGGATGTGCTGCAGGATGAGTTGGAAGACACCGCGCTGTCGGCCGTCTCGGCGATTCGCGGCGTTCGCGTCGGCGCGGGCGAAATGACTGCGGGGTTGAGCCACCCGCGACCGCGACGTGCTCCATTCCCTGTGGATGCCGACGACGACGAAGCCTGAGCGATCCGTGCGCTTCTGCCAACGCGCTTGGATCGCCGGGGGACTCGCCGTGTTCGTCGCGCTGATTCTTTTCCCGACGGATGCTTGGGCGTGGACGCCGGGAACCCATGTGTTTCTGGGCGACGCACTCCTTCGAAATCTGTCGCTCGTGCCATCACACATCGCCGAGCTGTTGGCTGCCTACCCCACGGATTTTCTGTACGGGTCCATCGCCGCCGACACCAGCATCGCCAAGAAGTACGCCGAAGTGGGACGCCATTGTCATTCGTGGCGTGTCGGACTCGAGATTCATGACGATGCCGAGCCAGCCGCGTTGCGCGCGTTCGGCCTGGGGTATCTCGCGCATCTAGCCGCCGATGTGGTTGCACACAACTTCTTCGTACCGCGACAGCTTGCAGTGACATCGAGTACCACCGCCCTGGGTCACAGCTACTGGGAGAGCCGGATCGACACGCATCTCGGCGATCCATGGCCACGTCGAGCGCGCGAGCTCTTGTCGGTTGACCACTCGTCGGCGGACCAGCACCTGGACCGCATTCTCAGCCCGACGCTTTTCGGCACGCCCACCAACCGTCGCATCTTTCGCGGTATGGTGTATGTGACCGACACGGACTCGTGGCAGCGCATCTTCCAGCTCGTCTCCGAGAAGAGTCGCTGGGACTTGAGTGACGCCGAAGTCGGTCGCTACATGGCGCGCTCGTTCGACTACATCGTCGACCTGCTCAATCGCTGGGACACCAGCGATGCCTTTCGCTTCGATCCGTCGGGCGACGGACCACTGCGCGACGCGAAGAAGGTACGCCGCCAGGCCAAGCGCGAAGGCGGCGATGTCCGCGCCGCGCTCGAAGCGGATCGCATGTTCGGCATGCCGGTGTCTGATCTCCGGCATGCCGCCTCGCTGTCAGCGCCACTGTTTACTCCGCGCGAGCGGCCAGCAGCTGATTGACTTTCTTCGGGTCGGCTGAGCCCTTCGACTTCTTCATGACCTGACCGACCAGCACGCCTTGCAGTTTGCGCTCGCCAGCCATGAAGCGCGCGGCCTCGGTGGGTGATTCGGCAAAGACTTCGTCAATCCACGCCACGAGCGCGGAGTCGTCAGAGACTTTCAACAGGCCATCGCGCGTCGCGATCGCCAGCGGCTCGGTCGATTCCCGCTCCATCAGCGTGAAGATCTGTCGGGCGGCCGTGTTCGAGACGTCGCCCCGCGCTTCGAGTTTGATGAGCGCACCAAGTCGGTCCGGATCGACGGCATGGTCGAGCAGCGACCCACCGGACGCGTTCACCGCCGCCAGCACAGGTCCCAGCATCCAGTTAGCCGCGCGGCGCGCATCACCGGCCGCCGAGGCGACGGCTTCGAAGCGAACCGCCAAGGTGCGGTTCCCGATGAGCTGATCGACGTCGGCCGCGCCAAGTCCGTACTGCGTGGCAAAGCGATCGCGCTTGGCGGCCGGCAACTCCGGAAGGGCCTCGCGCTGACGCTGCACGAACTCGTCGACCAACACGAGCGGCGGAAGATCCGGCTCCGGGAAGTAGCGGTAGTCGTGGCTACCTTCCTTGCTGCGCGCGGAGCGCACCTGATTGCGTTTCTCGTCGTACAGCAACGTCTGCTGCTCGACGCGACCACCACTCTCGAGAATGGCTCGCTGCCGCGCAAACTCCACTTCGACGGCGCGCTCAGCGGACGAGAACGAATTGA
This region of Gemmatimonas groenlandica genomic DNA includes:
- a CDS encoding zinc dependent phospholipase C family protein — its product is MLHSLWMPTTTKPERSVRFCQRAWIAGGLAVFVALILFPTDAWAWTPGTHVFLGDALLRNLSLVPSHIAELLAAYPTDFLYGSIAADTSIAKKYAEVGRHCHSWRVGLEIHDDAEPAALRAFGLGYLAHLAADVVAHNFFVPRQLAVTSSTTALGHSYWESRIDTHLGDPWPRRARELLSVDHSSADQHLDRILSPTLFGTPTNRRIFRGMVYVTDTDSWQRIFQLVSEKSRWDLSDAEVGRYMARSFDYIVDLLNRWDTSDAFRFDPSGDGPLRDAKKVRRQAKREGGDVRAALEADRMFGMPVSDLRHAASLSAPLFTPRERPAAD
- the murA gene encoding UDP-N-acetylglucosamine 1-carboxyvinyltransferase; the protein is MSAVQFIVEGGQRISGSIRPAGNKNAALPIVAATLLTDQPVQLHNVPRIRDIETLVELVRTTGAECEWNGPNSLRVHAKSVQAADLDPQMCARIRASILLAAPLLARCGTVTLSPPGGDVIGRRRLDTHFHVLQALGAEYELGERFRFTAKALTGADVFLDEPSVTATENALMAAVAAKGRTILRNAASEPHVQDLARFLVALGARIEGIGSNVYTIEGGLPLGSATHEIGPDHIEVGSFIGLAAVTRSEIRIERAGVEHLRSTLMGFERLGISCIIDGDDLIVPAEQSRVIQSDLGGHVPKLEDQPWPAFPADVMSIAIVTATQCEGMILMHEKMFESRLYFTDKLVSMGARIVLCDPHRAIVSGPTKLRGSTVESPDIRAGMAMLLAALCADGTSVINNAQQIERGYERIEERLGALGARIRRVELSAR
- the gatB gene encoding Asp-tRNA(Asn)/Glu-tRNA(Gln) amidotransferase subunit GatB, translated to MDWELVIGLEVHCQLKTRSKIFCGCATSFGEAPNTNTCPVCLGLPGALPVLNAHAVELATRASLALGCTVHNTSVFARKNYFYPDLPKGYQISQFDLPIATGGTIVVDDTATPPRAIRVHRVHMEEDAGKSVHDRFRDATAIDLNRAGTPLIEIVSEPEIHSAADAVSYLRRLKQILEYTEVSDANMEEGSLRVDVNISIRPRGVETLGTKTEVKNLNSFSSAERAVEVEFARQRAILESGGRVEQQTLLYDEKRNQVRSARSKEGSHDYRYFPEPDLPPLVLVDEFVQRQREALPELPAAKRDRFATQYGLGAADVDQLIGNRTLAVRFEAVASAAGDARRAANWMLGPVLAAVNASGGSLLDHAVDPDRLGALIKLEARGDVSNTAARQIFTLMERESTEPLAIATRDGLLKVSDDSALVAWIDEVFAESPTEAARFMAGERKLQGVLVGQVMKKSKGSADPKKVNQLLAARAE